One segment of Luteolibacter rhizosphaerae DNA contains the following:
- a CDS encoding sugar porter family MFS transporter — translation MNKLFYWSLVSALAGFLFGFDTVVISGAEQTIQHLWGLSGMEHGFAMGSALYGMVIGSLIGGWPTEKFGRKQTLLWIGVLYLISAVGSALANDVWVFSISRFLGGVGVGVSTVASPLFISEIAPPDRRGRLAGMFQFNIVFGIVIAFLSNAAFAKMGGDNAWRWMLGVMAFPSIIYTLLCFSLPESPRWLISRKNDRRGAVEVLKQISPEASEAEIEATANSIAEHSAHGVKASSPFWSKRLSLPIILAFLIAFFNQLSGINAVLYFAPRIFEMTGLGKQAALLQSIGIGVTNLIFTFVGLWLIDRLGRRTLLYIGSFGYIISLGLVAWAFHTQNYAIVPACIFAFIAAHAVGQGAVIWVFISEIFPNEHRATGQALGSFTHWVFAALLTTFFPKMVEAFAPSAVFLFFMVMMVLQLIWVKMMVPETKGVPLEELEAKLLGKS, via the coding sequence ATGAACAAGTTATTCTACTGGTCCCTCGTCTCGGCGCTCGCCGGATTCCTATTCGGCTTCGACACGGTGGTAATTTCCGGGGCGGAGCAGACGATCCAGCACCTCTGGGGGCTGAGCGGGATGGAGCACGGCTTCGCGATGGGCTCGGCGCTTTATGGAATGGTGATCGGCTCGCTGATCGGTGGCTGGCCGACGGAAAAATTCGGGCGCAAGCAGACGCTGCTGTGGATCGGTGTGCTGTATTTGATTTCAGCGGTGGGTTCGGCGCTGGCGAATGACGTGTGGGTATTCTCGATCTCGCGCTTCTTGGGCGGCGTGGGTGTGGGCGTTTCGACGGTGGCATCTCCGCTGTTCATTTCGGAGATCGCGCCGCCGGATCGTCGGGGACGCTTGGCAGGGATGTTCCAGTTCAACATCGTGTTCGGCATTGTGATCGCGTTCTTGTCGAATGCGGCCTTCGCGAAGATGGGTGGCGACAATGCCTGGCGCTGGATGCTGGGCGTGATGGCCTTCCCTTCGATCATCTACACGCTACTTTGCTTCAGTCTGCCGGAAAGCCCGCGCTGGCTGATCAGCCGGAAGAATGATCGCCGCGGTGCGGTGGAGGTGCTGAAGCAGATCTCGCCGGAGGCCTCGGAGGCCGAGATCGAGGCGACCGCGAACAGCATCGCGGAGCACTCGGCGCACGGAGTGAAGGCTTCGAGCCCGTTCTGGTCGAAGCGTCTGAGCCTGCCGATCATTCTGGCGTTCCTGATCGCGTTCTTCAACCAGCTCTCGGGGATCAATGCGGTGCTGTATTTCGCGCCGCGGATCTTCGAGATGACGGGCTTGGGCAAGCAGGCGGCGCTGCTGCAATCGATCGGCATCGGAGTGACGAACCTGATCTTCACCTTCGTGGGATTGTGGTTGATCGATCGTTTGGGTCGCCGGACTTTGCTGTATATCGGCTCGTTCGGTTATATCATCTCGCTGGGTCTGGTGGCTTGGGCTTTCCACACGCAGAATTATGCGATCGTGCCGGCATGTATCTTCGCGTTCATCGCGGCGCACGCGGTGGGTCAGGGTGCGGTGATCTGGGTGTTCATCTCGGAGATCTTTCCGAACGAGCATCGGGCGACGGGGCAGGCCTTGGGTAGCTTCACGCACTGGGTATTCGCCGCGCTGCTGACCACCTTCTTCCCGAAGATGGTGGAGGCCTTCGCGCCATCGGCGGTATTCCTGTTCTTCATGGTGATGATGGTGCTGCAGCTCATCTGGGTGAAGATGATGGTGCCGGAGACCAAGGGGGTGCCGCTGGAGGAACTGGAGGCGAAGCTGCTCGGGAAGTCCTGA
- a CDS encoding DUF1328 domain-containing protein → MLHWTLVFLVIALVAAALGFGSLSGAAATIAQVLFVLFLVIWVASLIMGRGRRV, encoded by the coding sequence ATGCTCCATTGGACCCTTGTATTCCTCGTCATTGCACTCGTCGCCGCCGCCTTGGGATTCGGTAGTCTCTCGGGCGCCGCAGCGACCATCGCACAAGTGTTGTTCGTGCTGTTCCTGGTGATCTGGGTCGCAAGCCTCATCATGGGCCGCGGCCGGAGAGTCTAG
- a CDS encoding PA2169 family four-helix-bundle protein, translating to MNATHECIDVCNSLLRGELSAIETYSQALAKFVDDPARSALEDIRFDHEASASRLRDHILEMSAEPSTDSGAWGEFAKAVEGTAKILGETAALEALERGENHGIDEYEKALRNPDVMDEIKTVIRTRLLPVLTEHIATLKRLKKA from the coding sequence ATGAACGCGACCCACGAATGCATCGACGTCTGCAATAGCCTCCTTCGCGGCGAACTCTCCGCCATCGAAACCTACTCCCAAGCCCTCGCCAAGTTCGTCGACGATCCCGCCCGCTCCGCTCTCGAAGACATCCGCTTCGACCACGAAGCGAGCGCATCCCGCCTGCGCGACCACATCCTCGAAATGAGTGCGGAACCCTCCACCGACTCCGGCGCTTGGGGCGAGTTCGCCAAAGCCGTCGAAGGCACCGCCAAGATCCTCGGTGAGACCGCTGCTTTGGAAGCCCTCGAACGCGGCGAGAACCACGGCATCGACGAATACGAGAAGGCTCTCCGCAACCCGGACGTCATGGACGAGATCAAAACCGTGATCCGCACCCGCCTGCTGCCCGTGCTCACCGAACACATCGCAACCCTCAAGCGACTGAAGAAAGCCTGA
- a CDS encoding PfkB family carbohydrate kinase, giving the protein MKPLVIGLGEVLWDVLPSGPRMGGAPANFACHARALGAEAAVISSVGRDEDGERLLELLAELGLSTEGISTDVERATGSVTVELGTDGQPCYTIREGVAWDHIVATEAALAQAAAASAICFGSLGQRSLVSQQSIRRLVEATPASALRIFDVNLRQGFYSSEVIHDSLVMANVLKLSDSELPVLAELLNLQGSLREQIETLRSHYDLKLVVYTRGGNGSILWDGVTWCEHSGLPAEVKDTVGAGDSFTAATTMGFLLGWPLGAISENANAVAAHVCSCVGAIPPIPEALRQRFTKDAFSGKAVTEPAMRLTGLSQSRA; this is encoded by the coding sequence ATGAAACCTCTAGTCATCGGTCTCGGTGAAGTCCTGTGGGACGTGCTGCCGTCCGGCCCCCGCATGGGCGGGGCTCCGGCGAATTTTGCCTGCCATGCCCGCGCTCTGGGAGCGGAGGCGGCGGTGATCAGCAGTGTGGGCCGGGACGAGGATGGGGAGCGCCTCTTGGAGTTGCTTGCCGAGCTCGGCTTGTCGACGGAGGGGATCTCGACGGACGTGGAGCGAGCGACGGGGAGTGTGACGGTGGAACTGGGGACGGACGGGCAACCGTGCTATACGATCCGCGAGGGCGTGGCGTGGGACCACATCGTGGCGACCGAAGCGGCGCTAGCTCAGGCAGCGGCCGCGAGCGCGATTTGCTTCGGTTCGCTGGGCCAGCGTTCACTTGTCTCCCAGCAGTCGATCCGCCGCTTGGTGGAGGCCACGCCAGCGTCGGCGTTGCGGATCTTCGACGTGAATCTCCGCCAAGGCTTTTACTCGAGCGAGGTGATCCACGACTCGCTGGTGATGGCGAATGTCCTGAAGTTGAGTGACAGCGAGCTGCCGGTGCTGGCCGAGCTGCTGAATCTCCAAGGCAGCCTGCGCGAGCAGATCGAGACGCTGCGAAGCCACTACGATCTGAAGCTGGTGGTCTACACGCGCGGCGGGAACGGAAGTATCCTGTGGGACGGAGTGACGTGGTGCGAGCACTCCGGGCTGCCCGCGGAGGTGAAGGACACGGTGGGAGCCGGGGATTCATTTACCGCGGCGACGACGATGGGTTTCTTGTTAGGCTGGCCTCTCGGGGCGATCTCCGAGAATGCGAATGCGGTGGCCGCGCATGTGTGCTCATGCGTGGGAGCGATCCCGCCGATACCGGAAGCCCTACGGCAGCGCTTCACCAAGGATGCATTCTCCGGCAAGGCGGTTACGGAACCGGCGATGAGGCTCACCGGCTTGAGCCAGTCCCGGGCCTGA
- a CDS encoding response regulator — MSYHPRMPTAVEEAPLTASILLVDDRPDKLLALESILDGLHQNLVKVRSGDEALRKLLARDFAVILLDVNMPGLDGFETAALIRQRKRSEATPIIFISAINDTETHVSRGYSLGAVDYILTPVIPEILRAKVAVFVDLFLKTEQIKRQAEEHMQLLQEQAARAQAEKEGERMSFLAEAGNVLSASLDYDQTLRNLARLVVPRLAEFCLIDRIDEEGNLHQVAVAHRDPAQETVLRQIRYPQVNEPGHGAYKVYQSGKPYVRNRVDEAVIGELVPEEDRPLIRLLGPTAFAAVPLRARGEVIGSITMVHTAQGASYQDDDLWLAGELAQRAAIALDNVELYQSTKRAREDAEAANQAKDRFLAMLSHELRTPLTPVITHLVKLSDDEEVPDSLRHPLEVIRRNVELEARLIDDLLDLTRVGSGKMHLEAKVVDVHELLRNAIEICRPDLEAKGLHLDVDLAAKEPHVKADPARLQQVFWNVIKNAVKFTAKGSITVTSAGGPDSTMVITVQDTGIGIGEKILSRVFQPFEQAERGTQGGLGLGLAITKSLVELHSGEINVTSDGEGRGATVTVTLPVVAEKPNAATHARPAKKPAEAGLRILLLEDHPDTNESLTLLLELRGYRVSSAMNVTAALELASNEDFDLLLSDLGLPDGSPEPVMKKVAARNGTVGVALSGFGMEKDIEMSRGFGFSHHLVKPVDVGRLMEILEQCGEEARAGCR, encoded by the coding sequence ATGAGTTATCATCCCCGCATGCCGACCGCCGTGGAAGAAGCACCTCTCACCGCCAGCATCCTCCTTGTCGACGACCGGCCGGACAAGCTGCTGGCGCTTGAGTCGATCCTGGACGGGCTGCATCAGAATCTGGTGAAGGTGCGATCCGGGGATGAGGCCTTGCGAAAACTGCTGGCGCGCGACTTCGCGGTGATCCTGCTGGACGTGAACATGCCGGGACTGGACGGCTTTGAAACCGCTGCGCTGATCCGCCAGCGCAAGCGCTCCGAGGCGACCCCGATCATCTTCATCAGCGCGATCAACGATACGGAGACGCATGTGTCCCGGGGGTATTCGCTCGGGGCGGTGGACTACATCCTGACTCCGGTCATTCCGGAGATCCTCAGGGCCAAGGTGGCGGTCTTCGTCGACCTGTTCCTCAAGACGGAGCAGATCAAGCGGCAGGCGGAGGAACACATGCAGCTTCTCCAGGAGCAAGCGGCGCGTGCCCAGGCAGAGAAGGAGGGCGAGCGGATGAGCTTCCTGGCTGAGGCGGGAAATGTTTTGTCGGCATCGCTCGACTATGACCAAACGTTGCGAAATCTGGCCCGCTTGGTGGTGCCGCGACTCGCGGAGTTTTGCCTGATCGACCGCATCGACGAGGAGGGCAACCTGCATCAGGTGGCGGTGGCGCATCGGGATCCGGCCCAAGAGACGGTGCTCCGGCAGATCCGCTATCCGCAGGTGAACGAGCCCGGACACGGAGCCTATAAAGTCTATCAATCAGGAAAGCCCTATGTGAGGAACCGGGTTGACGAAGCGGTGATCGGCGAATTGGTGCCGGAGGAAGATCGTCCTTTGATCCGTCTTCTGGGGCCGACGGCCTTTGCCGCGGTGCCGTTGAGGGCGCGCGGGGAAGTCATCGGATCGATCACGATGGTGCATACGGCCCAAGGGGCGAGCTACCAAGACGACGATCTGTGGCTGGCGGGCGAGCTGGCGCAGAGGGCCGCAATCGCCCTCGACAATGTGGAGCTCTATCAAAGCACGAAACGGGCTCGCGAGGATGCGGAGGCGGCGAATCAAGCCAAGGATCGCTTCCTGGCCATGCTGAGCCATGAACTGAGGACGCCGCTCACCCCGGTGATCACGCACTTGGTCAAGCTATCGGATGACGAAGAGGTGCCGGACTCCCTGAGGCATCCGCTGGAGGTGATCCGCCGCAATGTGGAACTGGAGGCGCGGCTGATCGACGACCTGCTCGATCTGACGCGGGTGGGAAGCGGCAAGATGCATCTGGAAGCGAAAGTGGTGGATGTGCATGAACTCCTCCGCAATGCGATCGAGATCTGCCGTCCGGACCTGGAGGCAAAGGGGCTTCATCTCGACGTGGATCTCGCCGCGAAAGAGCCGCATGTGAAAGCCGACCCGGCGCGTCTTCAGCAGGTCTTCTGGAATGTTATCAAGAACGCGGTGAAGTTCACCGCGAAGGGATCGATCACGGTTACCTCGGCAGGCGGGCCGGATTCGACGATGGTGATTACCGTTCAGGATACGGGAATCGGGATAGGGGAGAAGATCTTGAGCCGTGTCTTCCAGCCTTTCGAACAGGCGGAGCGAGGAACGCAAGGGGGCTTGGGCCTGGGTTTAGCGATCACGAAATCGCTGGTGGAGCTTCATTCCGGCGAGATCAACGTGACGAGCGATGGCGAGGGTCGGGGCGCGACGGTCACCGTCACGCTGCCGGTGGTGGCAGAGAAGCCGAATGCCGCGACTCATGCGCGCCCGGCGAAGAAGCCCGCGGAGGCGGGACTACGCATTCTCTTGCTGGAAGATCACCCGGATACCAATGAGTCGCTCACGCTGCTGCTGGAGTTGCGGGGCTATCGGGTAAGCTCGGCGATGAATGTGACCGCAGCGCTGGAGCTGGCCTCGAACGAGGACTTCGATCTGCTGCTAAGCGATCTGGGTCTGCCGGACGGCAGCCCGGAGCCGGTGATGAAGAAGGTGGCGGCCCGCAATGGAACCGTGGGAGTGGCCTTGAGCGGATTCGGGATGGAGAAGGATATCGAGATGAGCCGGGGATTCGGCTTCTCGCATCACCTGGTAAAGCCGGTGGACGTGGGGCGGCTGATGGAGATCCTGGAACAGTGCGGTGAAGAAGCCAGAGCGGGCTGCCGGTGA
- a CDS encoding GntR family transcriptional regulator: MDHSANPAVRFADIARQLREELLSGRYGIDGRMPSEAQLVRRFGVSRPTVARALRVLGEEGLLERRAGSGTFVRQGPKSGAASKLLALLVPGLGNTEIFQLICGEIASLARLHDYGLVWGGSDQPRHDPDLTLKQSEQLCQQFIERRVSGVFFAPYELVKEKEAANRDLAVMMREAGIPVVLLDRDLVPFPNRSDFDLVGINNVAGGYMLAEHLLKLGCTRIHFVARPLSAPTVDARIAGVREALARWNVKPDPNWIHVGEFEDTKFVRSLTGPIQPDAYICANDHTAAMLMRELGRSKVRVPEDVRVLGFDDVKFATLVSPPLTTIQQPCRDIALTAFRAMMDRLADASLPPCHLSLAPRLVIRDSCGAYLRRGEPSR, encoded by the coding sequence ATGGATCACTCTGCGAACCCAGCGGTCCGCTTCGCGGACATTGCCCGTCAATTGCGTGAGGAGCTGCTTTCCGGCCGCTACGGCATCGACGGACGCATGCCTAGCGAAGCCCAGTTGGTGCGGCGTTTCGGCGTCTCCCGCCCCACCGTCGCACGGGCCCTCCGGGTGCTCGGGGAGGAGGGGCTCTTGGAGCGTCGAGCGGGCTCCGGTACCTTCGTCCGTCAGGGACCCAAGAGCGGAGCTGCCAGCAAGCTGTTAGCACTGCTCGTTCCCGGCTTGGGCAATACCGAGATCTTCCAACTGATCTGCGGGGAGATTGCCAGCCTCGCCCGCTTGCATGACTACGGGCTTGTCTGGGGCGGCTCGGATCAGCCGCGCCACGACCCGGACCTCACCCTCAAGCAATCCGAGCAGCTCTGCCAGCAGTTCATCGAACGCCGCGTCAGCGGGGTATTCTTCGCCCCTTACGAGCTGGTGAAGGAGAAGGAAGCCGCCAACCGCGATCTGGCCGTGATGATGCGCGAGGCCGGCATCCCCGTCGTCCTGTTAGACCGCGATCTCGTCCCCTTCCCGAACCGCAGCGACTTCGATCTGGTCGGCATCAACAACGTCGCCGGTGGCTACATGCTCGCCGAGCACCTGCTGAAGCTCGGCTGCACCCGCATCCACTTTGTCGCGCGGCCGCTGTCCGCTCCCACCGTTGATGCCCGCATCGCCGGAGTCCGCGAAGCCCTCGCACGCTGGAACGTGAAGCCCGACCCGAACTGGATCCACGTCGGCGAATTCGAGGACACCAAGTTCGTGCGCAGCCTCACCGGCCCCATCCAGCCGGATGCCTACATCTGCGCGAATGATCACACCGCCGCCATGCTCATGCGCGAGCTCGGCCGCAGCAAGGTACGCGTGCCGGAAGACGTGCGCGTCCTCGGCTTCGACGACGTGAAGTTCGCCACCTTGGTCTCCCCTCCCCTCACCACCATCCAGCAGCCTTGCCGGGATATCGCCCTCACCGCGTTCCGCGCCATGATGGATCGCCTCGCCGATGCTAGCCTGCCGCCATGCCATCTCTCGCTGGCACCGCGCCTGGTCATCCGCGATTCCTGCGGCGCCTACTTGCGCCGCGGCGAGCCGAGCCGTTAG